A single genomic interval of Nostoc commune NIES-4072 harbors:
- a CDS encoding ABC transporter substrate-binding protein produces the protein MKYFPIFYIIKRFFLPIILVLTTAITITACNPSNFKTAAAQVPQLVLSTTTDPKTFNLALIQESPNISGFTYEALATQNGITKEIQPALAESWELSPDKLRFVFTLREGLKWSDGQPLTADDVVFSFNDIYMNKRIPTYTQDALRIGISKAFLKVRKIDERRVEFILPEPFSPFLRSIAAGVGILPEHALRAAVEAKNSNGKPVFMSTWGTDTDPKKIIVNGPYTIESYSANQRVTFRRNPYYWRQKDAQGKQLPYIERIIWQIVESPDTALLQFRSGGLDLLEIGPGSFQLLKRQEKQGNFTIKNAGPDTGTSFITFNLNKGSRNGKPVVDPIKSRIFNNVAFRQAVAYAIDRQTMINNTLRGLGEPQNSPISVPSPYYLSPKEGLKTYDYNPEKAKQLLLGAGFKYDDKGQLLDADGNRVRFTMMAVAGNRPTITPKIQQDLGKIGIKVDLQFLDFSIIGEKISNTLDWECWYGAITGGIEPQDGFNVWSVDGNFHVFNQKAQAGQSPTVGWKATDWEQKIEDLYIKGAREFDETKRKAIYAETQQLSQEYLPFIHLFNSLALVAVRNTIENIKYSAIGSYNWNLYELKVAEDKKVSH, from the coding sequence ATGAAATATTTTCCAATTTTTTACATAATTAAGCGTTTTTTCTTACCAATAATTCTGGTTTTGACAACAGCAATTACAATTACCGCGTGCAATCCATCTAACTTTAAAACCGCAGCTGCACAAGTTCCTCAGTTGGTTCTTTCTACTACCACTGATCCTAAAACCTTTAACTTAGCCCTCATCCAAGAATCTCCCAATATTTCTGGTTTCACTTATGAAGCATTAGCCACTCAAAACGGAATAACTAAGGAAATTCAGCCAGCTTTAGCTGAATCTTGGGAACTTTCCCCCGATAAACTGCGGTTTGTCTTTACTTTGCGAGAAGGATTGAAGTGGTCGGATGGTCAGCCATTAACAGCCGATGATGTCGTTTTCTCTTTCAATGACATCTACATGAACAAGCGCATTCCCACTTATACCCAAGATGCTCTTCGCATTGGTATCAGTAAGGCTTTTCTCAAAGTCCGCAAAATCGATGAACGCCGGGTAGAATTTATTCTGCCAGAACCGTTTTCTCCTTTTTTGCGATCAATTGCAGCAGGAGTAGGAATATTACCAGAACACGCCTTGCGTGCAGCTGTGGAAGCTAAAAACTCTAACGGTAAGCCAGTGTTTATGTCCACTTGGGGAACCGACACAGACCCCAAAAAAATTATTGTTAATGGCCCTTACACAATCGAGAGTTATTCAGCCAATCAACGCGTAACATTTCGGCGCAACCCTTACTACTGGCGTCAAAAAGATGCACAAGGAAAACAACTGCCATATATTGAGCGTATAATTTGGCAAATTGTGGAATCGCCTGATACAGCTTTGCTGCAATTTCGTTCTGGAGGGTTAGATTTACTAGAAATTGGCCCTGGAAGTTTTCAATTGCTCAAGCGTCAAGAAAAGCAGGGTAACTTTACTATTAAAAATGCTGGGCCTGACACTGGGACAAGTTTTATAACTTTCAATCTCAACAAAGGTAGTCGCAATGGCAAGCCTGTTGTAGATCCTATTAAGTCCCGCATTTTTAACAACGTTGCTTTTAGACAGGCTGTCGCCTACGCGATTGATCGCCAAACGATGATCAACAACACTTTGCGGGGATTGGGTGAACCGCAAAACTCTCCGATTTCTGTTCCTAGTCCTTATTATTTGTCTCCAAAAGAAGGTTTAAAAACTTATGATTACAATCCAGAAAAAGCTAAACAACTTTTACTAGGAGCAGGATTTAAATACGATGATAAAGGTCAACTGTTGGACGCGGATGGGAATCGAGTCCGCTTCACAATGATGGCTGTTGCTGGTAATAGACCGACAATCACACCTAAAATTCAACAGGATCTCGGCAAGATAGGTATTAAAGTTGATTTACAATTTCTTGACTTCAGTATTATTGGAGAAAAAATCTCTAACACCCTAGATTGGGAATGTTGGTATGGAGCTATTACTGGTGGTATTGAGCCGCAAGATGGTTTCAATGTCTGGTCTGTAGATGGTAACTTTCATGTATTTAATCAGAAAGCTCAAGCCGGACAATCCCCAACCGTCGGTTGGAAAGCTACAGATTGGGAGCAGAAAATTGAAGACCTATACATTAAAGGTGCAAGAGAGTTCGATGAAACAAAACGCAAAGCTATCTATGCAGAAACACAACAACTCTCACAAGAGTATCTGCCTTTTATTCACCTATTCAATTCTCTAGCTTTAGTAGCGGTGCGTAATACCATTGAGAACATAAAATACTCGGCGATAGGAAGTTACAATTGGAATCTTTATGAACTCAAAGTAGCAGAAGATAAAAAAGTTAGTCATTAG
- a CDS encoding ABC transporter substrate-binding protein, with the protein MIFALLPNRHRGFVVLAIFSLFLIFQIALISCNPTNFKSKAAQVSQWVTSTIGDPKTFNYAFNQEYPHVFLFTTEGLTTLNGITGKIEPALAVSWDISDDKKRVAFTLRENLKWSDGEPLTVDDVIFTYEDVIFNPQIPTDWKDGLKIGSSGSFPKIRKISDRQIEFILPEPFAPFLYTTAGASTNSVGILPKHALAESLKSKDTKGNSKFLSTWGTDTEPSKIIVNGAYKIESYTPSQRVVFRRNPYYWRKDSQGNQLPYIERIVWQIIESTDTIILQFRSGGLDTVTISPENFSLLKREEKRGKFTIYNGGPEFTNTYISFNLNKGRRQNGQPVVDSIKSRWFNTVAFRQAVAYALDRQTMLNNVFRGIGVLQNSPIEIQSPYYFPPEKGLKVYEYNQEKAKKLLLSAGFKYNENKQLLDADGNRVRFSLLTNAENKTRVLMGAQIKQDLSKIGIQVDFNPIAFNTLTDKLSNSLDWECYLLGFVGGIEPNDGANVWLPEGGLHTFNQKLQAGQESLIGWQVADWEAEIGRLYIKAARELDEVKRKEIYAETQRLSQEYLPYIYLVNPLSLIAVRDRIQNVKFSALGSQKGTLWNKYELKITE; encoded by the coding sequence ATGATTTTTGCCCTCTTGCCTAACCGCCACCGTGGGTTTGTGGTTTTAGCAATATTCAGTCTATTTTTGATTTTTCAGATAGCTCTTATTAGTTGCAACCCAACTAATTTTAAGAGTAAAGCGGCGCAAGTATCGCAATGGGTTACAAGCACTATTGGCGACCCGAAAACTTTTAACTACGCCTTCAATCAGGAATATCCTCATGTTTTTCTGTTCACGACTGAAGGACTAACTACCCTCAATGGTATTACAGGCAAAATTGAGCCAGCTTTAGCGGTATCGTGGGATATTTCTGACGATAAAAAGCGAGTCGCTTTTACTTTGCGAGAAAACCTGAAATGGTCAGATGGCGAACCGCTTACCGTAGATGATGTTATTTTTACCTATGAGGATGTGATTTTCAATCCACAGATTCCTACTGATTGGAAAGATGGTCTGAAAATTGGTTCTAGTGGTAGTTTTCCTAAAATCAGAAAAATAAGCGATCGCCAAATTGAATTTATTCTACCTGAGCCTTTTGCTCCTTTCCTTTATACCACAGCCGGAGCATCAACAAATTCAGTTGGTATTTTGCCAAAACATGCTTTAGCTGAATCATTGAAATCTAAAGATACTAAAGGTAATTCCAAGTTTCTATCTACTTGGGGAACAGATACAGAACCCAGTAAAATTATTGTTAACGGTGCTTATAAAATAGAAAGTTATACTCCCAGTCAACGTGTGGTATTTCGGCGCAATCCTTATTACTGGCGCAAAGATAGCCAAGGAAATCAGTTACCATATATTGAACGTATTGTTTGGCAAATTATTGAATCTACAGATACAATAATTCTTCAGTTTCGCTCTGGAGGATTAGATACAGTTACTATTTCTCCTGAAAACTTTTCACTACTTAAGCGCGAAGAAAAGCGGGGAAAGTTTACTATCTACAATGGAGGCCCGGAATTCACCAATACTTATATTTCATTTAATCTCAACAAAGGTCGGCGGCAAAACGGACAGCCTGTAGTTGACTCAATTAAATCCCGTTGGTTTAATACCGTTGCTTTTAGACAAGCAGTTGCTTATGCACTCGACCGTCAAACAATGCTAAATAACGTTTTTCGGGGGATTGGTGTGTTACAAAATTCGCCGATAGAAATTCAAAGTCCTTACTATTTTCCTCCAGAAAAAGGTCTTAAAGTTTATGAATATAATCAAGAAAAAGCGAAAAAATTACTATTAAGCGCAGGTTTTAAATATAATGAGAATAAACAGTTACTAGACGCTGATGGTAATCGGGTGCGCTTCAGTTTATTAACGAATGCTGAAAATAAAACTCGTGTTTTAATGGGAGCGCAAATTAAGCAAGATTTGAGTAAAATTGGCATTCAAGTTGATTTTAATCCAATTGCTTTCAATACCCTTACAGACAAACTTTCTAATTCTCTCGATTGGGAATGTTATCTGCTAGGCTTTGTTGGAGGGATTGAACCAAATGACGGGGCTAATGTTTGGTTACCGGAAGGTGGATTACACACTTTCAATCAGAAACTTCAAGCAGGACAAGAATCACTTATTGGTTGGCAAGTTGCAGATTGGGAAGCGGAAATCGGTCGTCTTTACATTAAAGCAGCACGAGAGTTAGACGAAGTAAAGCGCAAAGAGATTTACGCCGAAACGCAACGCCTCTCTCAAGAATATTTACCTTACATTTATTTAGTGAATCCTTTATCTTTGATAGCAGTGCGCGATCGCATCCAAAACGTCAAATTCTCTGCACTTGGTTCCCAAAAAGGAACGTTATGGAACAAATATGAACTGAAAATCACAGAATAG
- the larB gene encoding nickel pincer cofactor biosynthesis protein LarB, translated as MSQNETLRSLLEAVANGKVTPDTAFDSLKDLTYESVGEFAKIDHHRQLRTGFPEVIWGPGKTPDQIAQIIEVMRLRNPVVMATRIEPAVYTALESKVNGLRYYESARICAIAPSTIEPQFGGEIGILSAGTADLPVAEEAAVTAELSGFRVQRLWDVGVAGIHRLLSNRHLIESASVLIVVAGMEGALPSVVAGLASCPVIAVPTSIGYGASFGGLAPLLTMLNSCAAGVGVVNIDNGFGAAVLAGQILRTAEKLRLASAAS; from the coding sequence GTGTCTCAAAATGAAACTTTGCGATCGCTCCTCGAAGCGGTTGCCAATGGTAAAGTTACCCCAGATACGGCATTCGACTCACTCAAAGATTTAACTTATGAATCTGTGGGTGAGTTTGCCAAAATCGACCATCATCGCCAGCTAAGAACTGGTTTCCCAGAGGTTATTTGGGGCCCCGGTAAGACTCCTGACCAAATTGCTCAAATTATCGAGGTGATGCGCCTCCGTAATCCGGTGGTGATGGCAACTCGCATTGAACCAGCAGTTTATACAGCACTGGAATCAAAAGTTAACGGTTTACGATATTACGAATCGGCACGAATTTGTGCGATCGCTCCTTCTACCATCGAACCACAATTTGGGGGTGAAATCGGCATTCTTTCTGCTGGTACTGCCGATTTACCCGTTGCTGAAGAAGCTGCTGTCACTGCTGAACTTTCCGGTTTTCGCGTCCAGCGCCTCTGGGATGTTGGCGTTGCGGGGATTCACCGTTTATTAAGTAACCGCCACCTGATTGAGTCCGCATCGGTGTTGATTGTCGTAGCGGGGATGGAAGGCGCTTTACCCAGCGTTGTTGCGGGTTTAGCGAGTTGTCCTGTAATTGCCGTACCCACCAGTATCGGTTATGGTGCGAGTTTTGGTGGATTAGCACCTTTATTGACAATGCTTAACTCTTGTGCTGCGGGAGTAGGCGTAGTAAATATCGATAATGGTTTTGGTGCAGCAGTTTTAGCGGGGCAAATTTTGCGGACTGCCGAGAAATTGCGGTTGGCATCGGCTGCATCTTGA
- the argH gene encoding argininosuccinate lyase: protein MTKEETWSQRFESALHPAIARFNASIDFDIELIEYDLTGSQAHAKMLAHTGIISTEEGEQLVAGLEQIRQEYRQGKFQPGVDAEDVHFAVERRLTEIVGDVGKKVHTARSRNDQVGTDTRLYLRDQIQQIKRELREFQGVLLDIAEKNVETLIPGYTHLQRAQPLSLAHHLLAYFQMAQRDWERLGDVSRRVNISPLGCGALAGTTFPIDRHYTAKLLNFDDIYANSLDGVSDRDFAIEFLCAASLIMVHLSRLAEEVILWSSEEFRFVTLKDSCATGSSIMPQKKNPDVPELVRGKTGRVFGHLQAMLVIMKGLPLAYNKDLQEDKEGLFDSVNTIKGSLEAMTILLKEGLEFRTQRLAEAVAEDFSNATDVADYLAARGVPFREAYNLVGKVVKTSIAAGKLLKDLKLEEWQQLHPAFAADIYEAISPRQVVAARNSYGGTGFVQVRKALIAARAQLVQ, encoded by the coding sequence ATGACCAAAGAAGAAACTTGGAGCCAGAGGTTTGAATCAGCATTGCATCCAGCGATCGCTCGTTTTAATGCCAGTATAGATTTTGATATTGAATTAATCGAATATGACTTGACTGGTTCTCAAGCCCATGCTAAAATGCTTGCTCACACGGGCATCATCTCCACAGAAGAAGGAGAGCAACTGGTTGCAGGTTTAGAACAAATTCGCCAAGAGTACCGCCAGGGTAAATTTCAGCCTGGTGTTGATGCTGAGGATGTACATTTTGCAGTTGAACGACGATTGACAGAAATTGTCGGCGATGTGGGTAAAAAGGTGCATACGGCGCGATCGCGTAATGACCAAGTTGGTACAGATACCAGACTCTACCTCCGTGACCAAATCCAACAAATTAAAAGGGAATTGCGAGAATTTCAAGGGGTTTTACTGGATATAGCTGAAAAAAACGTTGAAACCCTAATTCCTGGCTATACGCACCTACAACGCGCCCAACCCCTGAGTTTAGCTCACCACCTCTTGGCATACTTTCAAATGGCGCAACGCGACTGGGAACGCTTAGGAGACGTTTCTCGCCGCGTGAATATCTCACCTTTGGGGTGTGGTGCTTTAGCTGGAACTACTTTCCCCATCGACCGCCATTACACAGCTAAACTCCTGAATTTTGACGATATTTATGCTAACAGCCTCGATGGAGTGAGCGATCGCGATTTTGCGATCGAATTCTTGTGTGCTGCTAGCTTGATTATGGTTCACCTCAGCCGCCTTGCGGAAGAAGTCATTCTTTGGTCATCAGAAGAATTCCGCTTTGTTACCCTCAAAGATAGCTGTGCCACAGGTTCCAGTATCATGCCCCAAAAGAAAAACCCCGATGTACCAGAACTCGTGCGGGGGAAAACGGGGCGTGTATTCGGTCATCTCCAAGCAATGTTAGTGATTATGAAGGGGTTACCCCTGGCGTATAATAAAGACCTGCAAGAAGATAAAGAAGGTTTATTTGATAGCGTCAACACAATCAAAGGCTCTCTCGAAGCCATGACGATTTTGCTCAAGGAAGGTTTGGAATTTCGTACCCAACGGTTAGCAGAAGCTGTGGCGGAAGATTTTTCTAACGCTACCGATGTAGCAGATTATCTGGCAGCACGGGGCGTTCCTTTCCGGGAAGCTTATAATCTTGTGGGTAAGGTGGTAAAAACTAGTATTGCCGCAGGCAAACTCCTAAAAGATTTGAAATTGGAAGAGTGGCAACAACTACATCCGGCATTTGCAGCAGATATTTATGAGGCGATATCCCCTCGTCAAGTTGTAGCAGCCCGCAACAGTTACGGTGGTACTGGCTTTGTACAGGTTCGCAAAGCACTCATCGCTGCCCGCGCTCAATTAGTTCAATAG
- a CDS encoding NUDIX hydrolase — translation MNVIAFFPAAVQSTRSLWRIGQTVLGIIFRHPITGTSIIPILPDGRIVLIRRRDDGLWSLPGGMVDWGEDIPNTVRRELIEETGLELVKINRLVGVYSAPDRDPRIHSICVVVEAEVHGTMKIQDTLEVMEIQAFSPNLLPSGQMSHDHTRQLQDYLNGLTTLA, via the coding sequence TTGAACGTTATTGCTTTTTTTCCGGCAGCTGTGCAGTCCACACGTAGCTTATGGCGTATTGGACAAACAGTATTGGGTATTATATTTCGTCATCCCATTACTGGCACTAGTATCATCCCAATTTTACCTGATGGTCGGATTGTACTGATCCGGCGGCGTGATGATGGTCTTTGGTCATTGCCTGGAGGGATGGTGGATTGGGGAGAAGATATTCCCAATACAGTCCGCCGGGAATTGATTGAGGAAACCGGGCTAGAATTGGTGAAAATTAATCGTTTAGTAGGAGTTTACTCCGCACCAGACCGCGATCCCAGAATCCATTCAATTTGTGTTGTGGTTGAAGCTGAAGTACATGGGACAATGAAAATTCAGGATACTTTGGAAGTTATGGAAATCCAAGCTTTCTCTCCCAATTTGCTACCTTCAGGACAGATGTCTCATGACCATACTCGGCAGTTGCAAGACTACTTGAATGGCTTGACAACACTGGCATAA
- a CDS encoding alpha/beta fold hydrolase, protein MNTLFRNSRIKLSQGLIFWREVGEKTPIIFLHGAWNESSQWLSVMESLSQDFHCFALDLLGFGESENPNIHHSIDLQVECLAEFLQAVKLEKVYLVGHSLGGWIAASYALKYPEKLDGVILLAPEGVEIAGQEEYCRKMRQLLNYPSLIVKLLRSLTPFTKIVGWYEKIAQDLQLHQELLRYPIACQLLFKRQQSEIEAELVQKRLYMIDVPVFILQGGQDTPDALAKSRVYAQLMPKVELKMIAHAGNDLPESYAGVVAVEIREFIQGILKNHNFNKLN, encoded by the coding sequence ATGAATACACTATTCCGTAACTCGCGGATAAAGCTCTCTCAAGGGCTGATATTCTGGCGTGAAGTCGGTGAAAAAACTCCTATAATTTTTTTACATGGTGCTTGGAATGAGAGCAGTCAATGGTTATCTGTGATGGAGTCCCTTTCACAAGATTTCCATTGTTTTGCACTTGATTTGTTAGGGTTTGGTGAATCAGAAAATCCGAATATTCATCATTCGATAGATTTACAAGTAGAGTGTTTGGCTGAGTTTTTGCAAGCAGTCAAGCTAGAAAAAGTTTATTTAGTAGGGCATTCTCTTGGGGGCTGGATTGCTGCTAGCTATGCTTTAAAGTATCCAGAGAAACTTGATGGTGTAATATTGCTAGCACCAGAGGGTGTAGAGATAGCGGGACAAGAAGAGTATTGTCGAAAGATGCGGCAATTATTGAATTATCCGTCACTAATAGTTAAATTGTTGCGATCGCTAACTCCTTTCACTAAAATTGTGGGTTGGTATGAAAAAATTGCCCAGGATTTGCAATTACATCAGGAATTATTGCGTTACCCCATAGCTTGCCAGTTACTCTTCAAACGGCAACAATCAGAAATTGAAGCGGAATTAGTGCAAAAGCGGCTTTATATGATAGATGTGCCGGTTTTTATTTTGCAAGGTGGCCAAGATACACCAGATGCTTTAGCTAAGAGTCGGGTTTATGCTCAACTGATGCCGAAAGTCGAGTTGAAAATGATTGCCCATGCCGGAAATGACTTACCAGAATCTTATGCTGGAGTTGTGGCAGTTGAGATTCGGGAGTTTATTCAAGGTATTTTAAAAAACCATAATTTCAACAAATTAAACTAG
- a CDS encoding type II toxin-antitoxin system VapC family toxin produces MGKIETVIRVPEIADYELRRELLRQGKQKSIDRLNKLSQICLIPLTPETMRKAAELWAWVRNQGQPTASNESLDGDVILADQAILQLKSFNQVIVVTTNLKHISRFESEGICVVDWQQTLNELV; encoded by the coding sequence TTGGGGAAAATTGAAACTGTTATACGTGTGCCAGAAATAGCCGATTATGAGCTTCGGCGTGAACTATTAAGACAAGGAAAACAAAAGAGTATAGACCGCCTCAACAAACTTAGCCAAATTTGTCTCATACCACTGACTCCCGAAACGATGCGAAAAGCAGCCGAATTATGGGCATGGGTACGAAACCAGGGTCAGCCTACAGCAAGCAATGAAAGTTTGGATGGTGATGTAATTCTTGCTGATCAAGCAATTCTCCAATTAAAGAGTTTTAATCAGGTCATAGTTGTGACAACAAACTTGAAACACATATCACGCTTTGAGAGCGAAGGAATATGCGTAGTGGATTGGCAACAAACCCTGAATGAGCTAGTTTAA
- a CDS encoding pantothenate kinase translates to MGKIWLALEIGNSRLHWALFIGKKLYSAWNTHYLAESVIQQLAKCQTLDHLLLAISPPHQKISRENTSSSPPSPLSPPPLLVASVVPSQTAIWQTYPNTRVITLDQVSLKGVYPTLGIDRALALWGAGKTWGFPMLVIDAGTALTFTAADANQCLVGGAILPGLGLQFATLGQQTGQLPLVEMQNFPSLPSRFALNTTEAIQSGVVYTILAGIKDFIEAWWQLFPNGRIAIKGGDRTLLLNYLQTLYPEIAARLIVEQNLIFWGMREIVMEHKE, encoded by the coding sequence ATGGGGAAAATTTGGCTAGCTTTGGAAATTGGGAACTCTCGGCTACATTGGGCGTTATTTATTGGCAAAAAGCTTTACTCAGCTTGGAATACGCACTATTTAGCTGAGTCTGTCATACAACAGTTAGCTAAATGTCAAACCCTGGATCATTTACTACTGGCAATTTCTCCACCCCATCAGAAAATTAGCAGAGAAAATACTTCCTCATCCCCCCCATCTCCCTTATCTCCCCCTCCCCTTCTCGTCGCCTCTGTAGTTCCCAGCCAAACTGCTATTTGGCAAACTTATCCAAATACTCGTGTTATTACCTTAGATCAAGTATCCCTCAAAGGTGTTTATCCTACATTAGGAATTGACCGCGCTTTAGCTTTGTGGGGTGCGGGGAAAACGTGGGGTTTTCCAATGTTGGTAATTGATGCTGGGACAGCGCTAACTTTTACTGCTGCGGATGCTAATCAGTGTCTAGTTGGAGGCGCAATTTTGCCGGGATTAGGTTTGCAATTTGCAACTCTCGGTCAACAAACAGGGCAGTTACCATTAGTAGAAATGCAAAACTTTCCGTCTCTACCATCGCGTTTTGCTCTCAATACTACAGAAGCTATTCAAAGTGGAGTGGTTTATACAATATTAGCTGGGATTAAAGATTTTATTGAGGCGTGGTGGCAATTATTTCCTAATGGGAGGATTGCAATTAAGGGGGGCGATCGCACTTTATTACTAAACTATCTGCAAACCTTATATCCTGAAATTGCAGCACGCTTAATTGTAGAACAAAATTTGATTTTTTGGGGAATGCGAGAAATAGTAATGGAGCATAAGGAATAG